One genomic segment of Micromonospora sp. WMMC415 includes these proteins:
- a CDS encoding Na+/H+ antiporter subunit E, producing the protein MTGAAPRRVVVRAARIARFLAWFVARLVVANLVVAREILTPGSGLQPAVVRVPLRSRTDTEVALVALCVTLTPGTLTLAVRRDPRVMWVHGMYAADAEAFRRTLAELEERLLAAARPVAGATPVGRAGTEGRR; encoded by the coding sequence GTGACCGGGGCGGCGCCACGGCGGGTGGTGGTGCGGGCGGCGCGGATCGCCCGGTTCCTGGCCTGGTTCGTGGCCCGGCTGGTGGTGGCGAACCTGGTGGTGGCCCGGGAGATCCTCACGCCGGGCTCGGGGCTTCAGCCGGCCGTGGTCCGCGTACCGCTGCGGTCCCGGACGGACACCGAGGTGGCCCTGGTCGCCCTCTGCGTGACGCTGACCCCGGGCACCCTCACCCTGGCGGTGCGCCGCGACCCGCGGGTGATGTGGGTGCACGGCATGTACGCGGCGGACGCGGAGGCGTTCCGCCGCACGCTGGCGGAGCTGGAGGAGCGGCTGCTGGCGGCCGCCCGCCCGGTCGCCGGGGCCACCCCGGTGGGTCGGGCCGGTACCGAAGGACGGAGGTGA
- the leuS gene encoding leucine--tRNA ligase — MTEAAAPASDIPPFRYTAALADEIEHRWQDIWEREGTFHAPNPTGPLADPGHPRAGAEKLYVLDMFPYPSGAGLHVGHPLGYIGTDCFARYQRMAGRNVLHAMGFDAFGLPAEQYAVQTGTHPRTTTEANIARYKAQLRRLGLAHDERRSVATIDTDFYRWTQWIFLQIYNSWYDAEAERARPIAELIAEFSGGTRRTPDGRPWAELTGAERRGIVDDHRLAYVSEAPVNWCPGLGTVLANEEVTADGRSERGNFPVFKRNLKQWMMRITAYGDRLLDDLDTLDWPEPIKMMQRNWIGRSTGAHIDFPTTAEPIRVFTTRPDTVFGATYMVLAPEHDLVDALVPAAWPEGTKDAWTGGHASPRAAVEAYRKAAAAKTDVERQAETKEKTGVFIGAYATNPVNDARIPIFIADYVLAGYGTGAIMAVPAQDERDWAFAEVFDLPIVRTVQPAEGFDGKAYTGDGPAINSAAPDRGLDLNGLGVVDAKARIIAWLEANGHGQGAVTYRLRDWLFSRQRYWGEPFPIVYDETGAAIALPEEMLPVELPEVEDFSPRTFDPEDAQSNPETPLSRRRDWVEVELDLGDGPKRYTRETNVMPQWAGSCWYELRYLDPTNPDRFVDPDNERYWMGPRGEGDCGGTDLYVGGAEHAVLHLLYARFWHKVLYDLGHVSSFEPFRKLFNQGYIQAYAYTDARGAYVPAEEVVERDGGFYLGDVQVDREYGKMGKSLKNVVTPDEMCAAYGADTFRVYEMSMGPLEVSRPWETRAVVGSFRFLQRVWRAVVDEQTGALRVTDAPADEATRRLLHKVIDGVRGDMEGIRFNTAIAKLIELTNGLTRLSETPREVAEPLVLMLAPFAPHVAEELWRRLGHDTSLTYADFPVADPALLVAETVTYPVQVNGKVRGRVEVPADADEESVRAAALAAVAASLGGREPRKVIVVPGRMVSVVA; from the coding sequence ATGACTGAGGCAGCCGCACCGGCCAGCGACATCCCCCCGTTCCGGTACACCGCGGCCCTGGCCGACGAGATCGAGCACCGCTGGCAGGACATCTGGGAGCGGGAGGGCACCTTCCACGCCCCCAACCCGACCGGCCCGCTGGCCGACCCGGGCCATCCGCGGGCGGGGGCGGAGAAGCTGTACGTCCTGGACATGTTCCCGTACCCGTCGGGCGCCGGCCTGCACGTCGGCCACCCGCTGGGCTACATCGGCACCGACTGCTTCGCGCGCTACCAGCGGATGGCCGGCCGCAACGTGCTGCACGCCATGGGCTTCGACGCGTTCGGTCTGCCCGCCGAGCAGTACGCGGTGCAGACCGGCACCCACCCGCGCACCACCACCGAGGCGAACATCGCCCGGTACAAGGCCCAGCTGCGCCGGCTGGGCCTGGCCCACGACGAGCGCCGCTCGGTGGCCACCATCGACACCGACTTCTACCGCTGGACCCAGTGGATCTTCCTGCAGATCTACAACTCCTGGTACGACGCCGAGGCGGAGCGGGCCCGCCCGATCGCCGAGCTGATCGCGGAGTTCTCCGGCGGGACCCGGCGCACGCCGGACGGCCGCCCGTGGGCCGAGCTGACCGGGGCCGAGCGCCGCGGGATCGTCGACGACCACCGGCTGGCGTACGTCTCGGAGGCCCCGGTCAACTGGTGCCCCGGGCTGGGCACCGTGCTGGCCAACGAGGAGGTCACCGCCGACGGCCGCTCCGAGCGGGGCAACTTCCCGGTCTTCAAGCGCAACCTGAAGCAGTGGATGATGCGGATCACCGCGTACGGCGACCGGCTGCTGGACGACCTGGACACGCTGGACTGGCCCGAGCCGATCAAGATGATGCAGCGCAACTGGATCGGCCGCTCCACCGGCGCGCACATCGACTTCCCGACCACCGCCGAGCCGATCCGCGTCTTCACCACCCGACCGGACACCGTCTTCGGCGCGACGTACATGGTGCTGGCGCCGGAGCACGACCTGGTCGACGCGCTGGTACCGGCGGCGTGGCCGGAGGGGACGAAGGACGCCTGGACCGGCGGGCACGCCAGCCCTCGGGCGGCGGTGGAGGCCTACCGCAAGGCGGCCGCGGCCAAGACCGACGTCGAGCGGCAGGCCGAGACCAAGGAGAAGACCGGCGTCTTCATCGGCGCGTACGCCACGAACCCGGTCAACGACGCGCGGATCCCGATCTTCATCGCCGACTACGTGCTGGCCGGCTACGGCACCGGCGCCATCATGGCGGTGCCCGCGCAGGACGAGCGGGACTGGGCCTTCGCCGAGGTGTTCGACCTGCCGATCGTCCGCACCGTGCAGCCCGCGGAGGGCTTCGACGGCAAGGCGTACACCGGGGACGGGCCGGCGATCAACAGCGCCGCGCCCGACCGCGGCCTGGACCTGAACGGCCTGGGGGTCGTCGACGCCAAGGCGCGGATCATCGCGTGGCTGGAGGCGAACGGCCACGGCCAGGGCGCGGTGACCTACCGGCTGCGGGACTGGCTGTTCAGCCGCCAGCGCTACTGGGGTGAGCCGTTCCCGATCGTGTACGACGAGACCGGCGCCGCCATCGCGCTGCCGGAGGAGATGCTGCCGGTCGAGCTGCCCGAGGTGGAGGACTTCTCGCCGCGTACCTTCGACCCGGAGGACGCCCAGTCGAATCCGGAGACGCCGCTGTCGCGGCGGCGCGACTGGGTCGAGGTCGAGCTGGACCTGGGTGACGGGCCGAAGCGCTACACCCGCGAGACCAACGTGATGCCGCAGTGGGCCGGCTCCTGCTGGTACGAGCTGCGCTACCTGGACCCGACCAACCCCGACCGGTTCGTCGACCCGGACAACGAGCGCTACTGGATGGGTCCGCGCGGCGAGGGCGACTGCGGCGGTACCGACCTGTACGTCGGCGGCGCCGAGCACGCCGTGCTGCACCTGCTGTACGCCCGCTTCTGGCACAAGGTGCTGTACGACCTGGGCCACGTGTCGAGCTTCGAGCCGTTCCGCAAGCTGTTCAACCAGGGCTACATCCAGGCGTACGCGTACACCGACGCCCGGGGCGCGTACGTGCCGGCGGAGGAGGTCGTCGAGCGTGACGGCGGCTTCTACCTGGGCGACGTCCAGGTCGACCGCGAGTACGGCAAGATGGGCAAGTCCCTGAAGAACGTGGTGACGCCGGACGAGATGTGCGCGGCGTACGGCGCGGACACCTTCCGGGTGTACGAGATGTCGATGGGCCCGCTGGAGGTGTCCCGCCCGTGGGAGACCCGGGCGGTGGTCGGCTCGTTCCGGTTCCTGCAGCGGGTGTGGCGGGCGGTCGTCGACGAGCAGACCGGCGCGCTGCGGGTCACCGACGCCCCGGCCGACGAGGCCACCCGCCGGCTGCTGCACAAGGTGATCGACGGGGTCCGCGGCGACATGGAGGGCATCCGGTTCAACACCGCGATCGCCAAGCTGATCGAGCTGACCAACGGGCTGACCCGGCTGTCGGAGACCCCGCGCGAGGTGGCCGAGCCGCTGGTGCTGATGCTGGCGCCGTTCGCCCCGCACGTCGCCGAGGAGCTGTGGCGCCGGCTGGGCCACGACACGTCGCTGACGTACGCGGACTTCCCGGTCGCCGACCCGGCCCTGCTGGTGGCCGAGACGGTGACGTACCCGGTGCAGGTCAACGGGAAGGTGCGCGGCCGGGTCGAGGTCCCCGCCGACGCCGACGAGGAGTCGGTGCGGGCCGCGGCCCTGGCGGCGGTCGCCGCGTCCCTGGGCGGCAGGGAGCCGCGCAAGGTCATCGTGGTCCCCGGGCGGATGGTCTCGGTCGTGGCGTGA
- the mnhG gene encoding monovalent cation/H(+) antiporter subunit G, which yields MIRTVVASALLVVGTGLIAVSALGLIRLPDVYNRMNAVAKAGSLGLICVLLAVLLLMPGVRTAVVVLVAVGLQLVSAPVGGYALARAAYRARSPLADSTRYDELAGRVPGGERPEGGG from the coding sequence GTGATCCGCACCGTGGTCGCGTCGGCGCTGCTCGTCGTGGGCACCGGGCTGATCGCGGTCAGCGCCCTCGGGCTGATCCGGCTGCCGGACGTCTACAACCGGATGAACGCCGTCGCCAAGGCCGGCAGCCTGGGTCTGATCTGCGTCCTGCTGGCGGTGCTGCTGCTGATGCCGGGCGTCCGGACGGCCGTGGTGGTGCTGGTCGCCGTCGGGTTGCAGCTCGTCTCCGCGCCGGTCGGCGGGTACGCACTGGCCCGCGCCGCGTACCGGGCGCGCAGCCCGCTGGCCGACAGCACCCGGTACGACGAACTCGCGGGGCGGGTACCCGGTGGGGAACGGCCGGAGGGCGGCGGTTGA
- a CDS encoding monovalent cation/H+ antiporter complex subunit F yields the protein MFLLDAVLVVLALSMIVVVGRVVVGPTDADRAAALDYGFFVFLAAVAVLAVRLESPDLLDVVLTGTLVSFLATVALARLVHRRRP from the coding sequence ATGTTCCTGCTCGACGCGGTGCTCGTCGTGCTCGCCCTGTCGATGATCGTGGTCGTCGGGCGGGTGGTCGTCGGCCCGACCGACGCCGACCGGGCGGCGGCGCTCGACTACGGGTTCTTCGTGTTCCTGGCGGCGGTGGCCGTGCTGGCCGTCCGGCTGGAGTCGCCGGACCTGCTGGATGTGGTCCTCACCGGCACCCTGGTCAGCTTCCTGGCCACGGTCGCGCTGGCGCGGCTGGTGCACCGGCGGCGGCCGTGA
- a CDS encoding proton-conducting transporter membrane subunit: MSALLVVPLVGPLLAAGALLALPGRPVLRRAVALVATAAVLAVGGALLAAGRGGEVPVVRVGDWPAVVAITLAADPLSALLVTVTATVVLACLVAAAATGEDRRRAFLPLALVLSAGAYGALLTTDLFNLFVLVEVMLVPSYVLLALSGGPGRAGAGRVYVATNLLGSTLLLTGVGLIYGITGTVGLADLAGAARDVPAVAVAGGLVLLAFALKSALVPLHDWLPRAYPVASPVVVALFSGLLTKVGLYAVIRVYAVLYGGDPAYHPLLVAVALASMVVGVLGAVGAGSMRRVLSFHMVSQVGYVLLGLALFTAASLAAAVFYLAQYVLVKAALFLCAAAVRTVRGTDRLSQLGGLARARPVLALAFGAAALSLAGLPPFGGFLAKFLVLRAAGDVGDWLSMTVAVLVSLVTLLSMLKIWGAVFWGEAPARAAPQRPTRAGPALVGPPLALGACALLLGPLGGPLLQVADAAAAGLLEPAGYVRAVSGR, from the coding sequence GTGAGCGCCCTGCTGGTGGTTCCCCTGGTGGGGCCGCTGCTCGCCGCCGGGGCGCTGCTCGCCCTGCCGGGCCGGCCGGTGCTGCGGCGGGCCGTGGCGCTCGTCGCCACGGCGGCGGTCCTCGCGGTGGGCGGTGCCCTGCTGGCGGCGGGCCGGGGCGGGGAGGTGCCGGTGGTCCGGGTCGGGGACTGGCCGGCCGTCGTCGCGATCACCCTGGCGGCCGACCCGCTGAGCGCGCTGCTGGTCACGGTGACGGCGACCGTGGTGCTGGCCTGTCTGGTGGCGGCCGCGGCAACGGGTGAGGACCGCCGGCGGGCGTTCCTGCCGCTGGCGCTGGTGCTGTCGGCCGGCGCGTACGGTGCGTTGCTCACCACCGACCTGTTCAACCTGTTCGTGCTGGTCGAGGTCATGCTCGTCCCGTCGTACGTCCTGCTGGCCCTGTCCGGCGGCCCGGGCCGCGCCGGCGCCGGGCGGGTGTACGTCGCCACGAACCTGCTGGGGTCCACGCTCCTGCTGACCGGCGTCGGGCTGATCTACGGGATCACCGGGACGGTCGGGCTCGCCGACCTCGCCGGGGCGGCCCGGGACGTCCCGGCGGTGGCGGTCGCCGGCGGCCTGGTCCTGCTGGCGTTCGCGCTCAAGAGCGCGCTCGTGCCCCTGCACGACTGGCTGCCCCGCGCCTATCCGGTCGCGTCGCCGGTCGTCGTCGCGCTCTTCTCCGGCCTGCTCACCAAGGTCGGGTTGTACGCGGTCATCCGGGTCTACGCCGTGCTGTACGGGGGCGACCCCGCGTACCACCCGCTGCTGGTGGCCGTGGCGCTGGCATCCATGGTGGTCGGCGTGCTCGGTGCGGTGGGCGCCGGCTCGATGCGCCGGGTGCTGTCGTTCCACATGGTGAGTCAGGTCGGGTACGTGCTGCTCGGACTCGCCCTGTTCACCGCCGCCAGTCTCGCCGCCGCCGTCTTCTACCTGGCCCAGTACGTGCTGGTGAAGGCGGCGCTGTTCCTGTGCGCGGCGGCCGTCCGGACCGTCCGCGGCACGGATCGGTTGAGCCAGCTGGGCGGGCTGGCCCGGGCCCGCCCGGTGCTCGCCCTGGCCTTCGGCGCAGCGGCCCTGTCCCTGGCCGGCCTGCCGCCGTTCGGGGGCTTCCTCGCCAAGTTCCTGGTGCTGCGGGCCGCCGGCGACGTCGGCGACTGGCTCTCGATGACCGTGGCGGTGCTGGTCAGCCTGGTGACGCTGCTGTCGATGCTGAAGATCTGGGGGGCCGTCTTCTGGGGCGAGGCTCCCGCGCGGGCGGCCCCGCAGCGCCCCACCCGCGCCGGGCCGGCGCTGGTCGGGCCGCCCCTGGCGCTTGGCGCGTGCGCCCTGCTCCTCGGGCCGCTCGGCGGGCCGCTCCTGCAGGTGGCGGACGCCGCCGCGGCGGGGCTGCTCGAGCCCGCCGGGTACGTGCGGGCGGTGAGCGGACGGTGA
- a CDS encoding sodium:proton antiporter: protein MSGPLIVGVLVAAGVFLLLRPGQLRLVLGFVLLGHAVNVLLLAAGGLRRREDAVDGAGPASADPLPQAFMLTAIVITFGITIHLLRLLRRAPRRGSRPPDDRNGAAR from the coding sequence GTGAGCGGGCCGTTGATCGTCGGCGTGCTGGTGGCGGCCGGCGTGTTTCTGCTGCTGCGGCCCGGGCAGCTGCGGCTGGTGCTCGGGTTCGTCCTGCTGGGCCACGCCGTGAACGTGCTCCTGCTGGCGGCCGGCGGCCTGCGCCGGCGGGAGGACGCCGTCGACGGCGCCGGGCCGGCGAGCGCCGATCCGCTGCCCCAGGCCTTCATGCTGACCGCGATCGTGATCACCTTCGGCATCACCATCCACCTGCTGCGCCTGCTGCGCCGTGCACCTCGACGGGGAAGCCGGCCGCCGGACGACCGGAACGGGGCCGCCCGGTGA